DNA sequence from the Nesterenkonia lutea genome:
CCGCCAGCGAGGCGAGCCCGAAGCTCAGGAACGCGGCATCCTTGACCTGCTGCGGCTTCGCGGCTCCCGAACCGGTCAGCCGCATCGGACCGACTCGGACGTCATCGGTGCCGCGGATGCCGTCCGAGTAGTCATTGGCGTAGTTCACGCCCACCTGCAGCGACAGCGCCACGAGCAGCGCCATGGCGGTGATGATCAGGTCGAAGCTGCCCAGCGCATACGCCGCGGCCGCGCCGATGATCACCGGGGCCACGGCCAGCGGCAGCGTGCGCGGACGGGACCCCGCGATCCATTCCTTCAGTGTTGCCACGTCGTGTCCTCTCGTTCTTCTCGTCCTGGTCCCTCGGCGAGCAGGTGCAGCAGCTGCTGACGGTCAGGTTTGCCGCTGGACAGCAGCGGAAGCTCAGTCAGCAGAAGCAGCCGCCTGGGGGCGGCGGGAGGACCGAGAGCGCCCCGGACCAGGTCCTTCAGCTCGCGCTCCAGCTGGGGCTGTTCGATCGTCCCCGCCGCTGCGCCGGCCGGGGCGAGCAGCAGCGCGGCACCCACCATCTGTCCCCACTCGAGATCAGGGACCGGGCCCACGACGGCATCACGGACAAGCGGATGGGTCAGCAGGGCGGCGCGGACACGGGCCGCAGACACCTTGACCCCACCGGTGTTGATCACATCATCGACGCGGCCCGAGATGACCAGCTGCTGCCCCTGGGCATCGGTGCGGATCTCGCCCAGGTCATCGGTGAGGAAGCTGCGCATGCCGGTCTCAGCGTCCTGGCTGAAATGCGCCGCGGTCAGCTCGTCATCGCCCACGTAGCCGGAGGCGACCACCGGACCGGTGATCCGCACACGTCCGGAGCCTTCCGTGCTGAGACGCACACCGGGCAGCGGGCACCCTTCGTAGACGCATCCGCCGCATGTCTCGCTCATACCATAGGTCCGCACCACGGTGAGCCCCTGTCCGCGGGCGCTCTCGAGCAGCGCCGGCGAGCCGGGTCCGCCTCCGAGAAGGATGACGTCGAAGCGGGAGAGCACCGCCGCCAAGGACGGATGCTCCGGCACGTGGTCCAGCAGCCGCTGCAGCTGCGTGGGGACCAGAGAGACGTATCGGCGTTGGCCGGTGAGCCGCTGCGCGGCTTCGGTGAATCTTTCTGGGTCTGTCGTGTCCTGGAGCAGGGGAATGGGCACCGATCCGGCGGCCAGACTGCGGCTGAGCACCGCGAGTCCGGCGACGTAGCTGGGCTGGAGGGTCAGCAGCCATTGCCCGTGCCCCCCGAGCGCCTGCGCGGTGGCACGCAGCGAGGATTCCAGGGCGGCCGCGCTCAGCCGGGTCTGCTTGGGGGTGCCGGTGGACCCCGAGGTGCGCACAATCGCGGCGGCCTGATCTGGGGGGACATCGCCGCGGATGCTCCAGAGCGGGGACGCGTCACCCGCGGCGGGGTGGAATTCGATCGGAGAGCGGTCGTCGTCGAGGGACCGGTGCAGCGCGTCCAGCGCCGCATGTACCCAGGAGTCTCCCTGGGGAATTCCTGCTGACACCTCAGTGGCCGCCGTCGTCCTTCTCGTCATTGCCGTCTCTGTCGAGCTTCTCCAGCTCCTCCAGCCTGGCCTCGAGCATGTCCAGGCGCCAGCGGTCCTCGGCCGACATGTTCTCCTCGGACTTGGACGGGACCCTCGGTTCCTCCAGCTCGGCGGTGCCGGAGCGCTTCTCGAGCTTCTTCAGCCGCTTGCGCAGCTCCTCGAGCTCTTCCTCTGCATGGGAGCCTCCCGGAAGTGGACGTCCAGTGGCCATGCTGACGATCTGGGTGAGACCGAACACGACGATGGCGATGATGGCGATCCATGCGAACCAGGGGAGCATAGGCCCAGGTTAGCAACTGAGCGCCTCAGCGGTGCAGGGACCTGCTCAACAGCGGAGGCGTTTCCACGGAGTTAACAGGTTCTGCAGATTGAATCGCCACTTTGTCGTCCTAGCGTCGGGAGTGTCTTCATCCGAATGCTCAGGCTCCTGATAGCCGGGGGTCGCGAAAGGAGAGTGACTGAACATGGTCAATGACAACATCGACATCGACACACTCGAGAACGCAGACGTCTACGACGTCGACGGCGCCAAGGTCGGCTCAGTCGGGCAGGTCTACGTCAACGATCGGACACAGGAGCCGGAGTTCGTGACCGTGAACATCGGCCTGTTCGGGACCAGAGAGACCTTCGTCCCCTTCCACGCGACGCAGTATTCTCCGGACGGACTCCGGGTGCCGTTCACCAAGGGCTACATCAAGGACGCTCCCAACATCGACGTCGACGGACACCTCAGTACAGAGGAGGAACGGCGTCTCCTGGAGTACTACAGCGTTGACCACGGTGCAGGTGCCGGAACCCGTGGCACCCGCACCGAGTCCGATGCGGGGGAGACCCCTGGCACCCGCGCAGGCGCCGGTGCGGGGGAGACCGAACGCATGGTCGCCCACGAGGAGCGGCTCAACGTCGGCACCGAGCAGCGGGAGAAGGGCGAAGTGCACCTGCGCAAGCGGGTCCGCACCGAACATCAGAACGTTGAAGTGCCCGTTCAGCGCGAGGAGCTCGTGGTCGAACGGGAAGAGGTCGATCAGAACAATCCCGGCGCGGCCTCTGCCGGCACGATCAATGACGTCGGCGAGGACGAGGAGACTGTGACACTGCGGGAGGAGCGCCCGGTGGTCGAGAAGGAGACCGTGGCCACCGAGAAGGTCAATGTGGGCAAGCGAACTGTGCAGGACACGGAGACCGTCTCCGGCGACGTCCGCAAGGAGGAGATCGACGTCGAAGGTGACGGTCCGTCCGGCGCGAATCGCTGACCGATGTCGATGACAGATGTCGCTGACAGACGGCGCTCACTGTTGCGTCATCCCTGCTGAGGGGTCGGATCCGCGAGAGCAGACCCGGCCCCTCAGTCGTGCCGGATCCTGGCCGAGGACATCACCGACAGCGGGTTCAACCGGCTGCTCACCGATGAGGACCCTGACGCGAAGATCGTGGTTTCGATGAGCTGATCTCGCAGGCGATCACGCCGTTGCGCTCAGTCGGAGGGACGGGACTCTCGGGCCTGTACGGTGTGGGTCAGCGTCATCAGCAGCACCCCGCCGACGAGGTTGCCGGCGGTCGCCAGCGCGATGTTGGTCCCCACGTCGCCGTAGTCGATCGCGCCGCCGAGCCAGATCCCGAACAGCAGGTGCACCGCGGAGACGACCACGTGGTCGAATGGGCCCAGCGCGAGGAAGAAGCCCACCATGTAGGCCAAGGTGATTCGGCTGCCGGCGGTGTCGACAGCGCGCAACAGGTACGAGAGCAGGGTCAGCAACGTCCCCGCCGCCAAGGCCCGAGCGAAGGTCGCCCATCCGCTCTTGGCCGTGATGTCCTCGGCCACGCCGGCCAGGGCATCGTGCGCCCCGGAGGGCAGAGCTCCGTCGATGGTGAAGATGGAGGCCATGACCGCTCCGCCGACCAGGTTCAGCAGCAGGACGATCAGCCACAGTCGCCCCAATCTCCACCACACCGACGATTCCCGCCGTTCAATGGCAGTGGCGACCGGGTCGAAGAAGTTCTCGGAGAACAGCTCCGACCGTCCGATCACGAGGAAGACCAGCCCCGTGCCGAAGGCCAGCGCTCCAGCGAGCTTGCCCGGCCCGGCGCCGAATACCGGCGCGATCAGCTCCTCGGCCATGGCCAGCGCCACGATGCCGAAGACTATGGTGACGCCAGCGATGAATCCGGTCGACACCTGTTCGAGCGGGCGCATGAACAACCGGCGTTCGCCCTCGCTCTCGGCGCGCTTGTAGATCTCCGCGGGCGTCGGTGCTGTCATGGACCACGTCTATCGCACTGGATTCCGATCTACAAGACCAGCAGCGCTTCAGCCCGGGGCCACAGAGCAACCGCCAGGGTGGCGGCTGACTCACGTGGACCAGCTCGTCCTGGCCGGTCCTGAAGCCGGTTCAGACGAGGTCCCGGGGGATGCTTCGTTCCCAGTTCTGTGAGTACACCCGAGGGCTTCCCTGCTGCTCGTCGAGCTCGTAGGCGTCGAGCTGGGCGTTGATGAGGAAATCCTCCCGAGTGGAGGTCAGAACTGTGCGGGTCACGACCTCCACGCGCCAGTCATCCCCGTTCTCCAGCCTGCGCACTGTCCGGGTCTCTCCGCGCACAGAGTTCACGTCGTTCCAGCGGAAGCTGTACCACTCCCGGGTGTCGCGGTGGATCACGGTGCCGGTGTCTTCGATCCTGAATGATCCCTGATCATTGACGATCTCCAGAGTGGAGACGTCGGTCGCGAGGTCTCTGGTGACCTGCCAAGACTGTGTTCCGGGGGAGAGCGTAGTGATCTCTTCATCAGGAGTTGCTTCTGGTGGGCCGAGGGGCCGGAGAGACCCGTCCTCGGTACGAGGTTCACGCACCGGCAGGTAGAGTGCGCTGCCACCTGTTCTCAGCGTCACTGTTGCGGCTTCTGGTGCGGGCCAGATGAGCGGCCAGTATGAGGTGGAGATGGAGATGCGCAGTCGATGCCCGGCGGGAAAGGACTGGCCGATGCCGTTGAGCTGAACCTCGACCGGGTAGGTCTCTCCGGGTTCCAGCGGTGTTGGGTGCTCGCTGTCCTCCCGGTGGGTCAGGTTCAGCACCCCGTAGGTCACGCGGGTGGCCTCGCCATTGACGGCGACGTCGGAGAGGCGCACTGCGAGCTGGGCCACGGGGCGGTCAGCGGACACCTCCAGAGCCACGCGGGGGAGACCGAGGATCTCCAGCGGCTCCTCCAGTGGGCTGGTCTCGAAGACCAGCGCCCCGCCGTCCTCCTCACGCTGATCGTAGGGCAGGTCCGGGACCGCCGAGTAGGAGGCCCACTTCCCCGCGAACATTCCAACGCTCAGCGGAGATTGGATGCTCAGGTCTTTGTCGGTCGATTCCCCAGAGTCCGCTGCGGACTCTGCCGCAGACTGATCGGGCTCCGCAGTCGGCACCAGGTGATGGGCGGTGAATCGGTACTCGCGGTCTTCGACCCCTGGAGCGGGCCAGTCCGATTCAGCGACCCAGCGCCCCGGGCGTTCTGCGTAGGAGGCGCTGGGCGGGATGCTGTCCTGCATCCACGCCCGCAGCATCGGTTCCTCCTCGATGCCGGTGTCGACCCCTTTGAGCCAGTGATCCCACCAGCGCACCATCTCCTGGAGAAATCCGATGGCTGGTCCGGGCACGCCGAGGTGAGGGTACCGGTGGCCCCACGGACCGATCAGGCCCTTGCGCGGGACGTCCAGGTTCTCCAGCAGGCGGAATATCGCATTGGTGTAACCGTCCGCCCAACCACCCACCGCCATCACCGGGCACATCACCTGCGTGTAGTCCTCGCAGACAGAAGCTGGTTTCCAGTAGTCGTCACGGCGCTGATGCTGCAGCCAGTTGTCCAACCAGAGCCCGCTGCCTTCGAGCCGTTCGTGCCACATCTCGCGCCAGCGGTCTCCCACGACTGCGGGATCGGGGGGCATGCTGTTGAAGGCGAACATGACCGTGGCTTCGGAGAGGTTGTCACCGAGCAGCGCGCCCCCCATGTAGTGCATATTGTCCACGTACAGGTCATCGGTCGCGGAGGCGCTGATCACGGCCTTCAGGGCGGGAGGCCCGAAGGCCGCCATCTGGAGGCTGTTGAAGCCGCCCCAGGAGATGCCCATCATTCCTACATTGCCGTCGCACCAGGGCTGATCGGCGAGCCAGTCGATCACATCGGCAGCGTCCTCATGTTCCTGGGGCCTGTATTCGTCCACCATCACGCCGTCGGAGTCGCCGCTGCCGCGGAGGTCCACGCGGATGCAGGCGTAGCCATGCCCTGCGACGTAGGGGTGCAGGTTGGCGTCTCGGCCGCGAGTGGCGTCGCGCTTCCGGTAGGGGATGTACTCCAAGACCGCTGGCACCGGGTTTTCCGCGGCGTCCTGCGGCATCCACATCCGCGCGGCGACGCGGTGGCCGTCTCGCAGCGGGATGAACACGTTCTCCATAGTCTCCACGGCGCGGGGCAGCTCTTGCATGACGCTCCTCACTCACCTTCCACAGGGTCGAACTCGAAGGTCAGGATCTCCAGTGCCCGCCGGTACTTGTCCGCGAGCTCGTCACGATCCTCAGCTCCCAGGTAGAGATCACCGATCTTGTATCGGTAGCTGTCCTGGTGGGGAAGCTTCGAGAGGCGGTCTCCGGGTTTCACATCGATGCTCACCAGTGTTCCTGGGATCGCGTGCTCCACTTCGGCGATCTCCTGGGCATCTGGAACCCGACGGACGATGCCGTCGGTGTCGTGGGTGATGTGCCACTGCGTAGCCACGGTGAACGGGCCTTGGCCCGAGGGCATGTGTGGCGTTTCGCCGAGGGCGACGTCGATGGCGACTTCGTGGTTGGAGGTCCCGTCAACCTTGAGGAACAGGTCGGTGTGGGACTGCGAGATCCTGGTGTTGACTTCGATCAGCCGCAGCCGATCCGTCTTCTCGTCCCACATGTACTCGACGTTGAAGGCTCCGTCGTCAAAGCCGATGTGGTGCAGGAACCGCTCGGCCGCCTCGGTCATCCGCTGCTGAACTTCTGGCGGGACCGTCGAGGCGGGGTAGTCCAATCGCTCCAGGCTGCGGCCGGTGGGGTCCTTCAACATGTCGACGACTCCGTGGACGCTGAACTGACCGCGGGCCACGACGCCTTCGGGTGCTGCCTGGATGCCGGTGATGATCTCCTCGGCGAGACAGGTGTTCCCGCCAGCTTCACGGAGTTCCTCCGGCACCTCGACCTTGTCGAGCACCTGGTTGAAAGCATCCCCGATGTCGGTGATCTCGTTCCGGATCTCTCTGACCGCGTTGTGGAAGTCCTCCTCATTGCGCACCTCGAAGCCGAGGTTCGAGGAGTGGGCCTTCACGGGTTTGACCCAGAAGGGGAAGTCCAGTTCGATGCTGCGCAGCGCCTCATCATCGAAGGGGTCAAAGGCGGCGAAGCCGGGGACCACCTCCGGGACTGCCTCCTGCTGCATCAACCGGCTCCAATATTTGTGCTCGCACTTGAGCATGCTGGTCAGTGAGGGAGCGGGTATGTCCCGTTCTCTAGCGAGGATCGGTGCGAGCATGGAGCTGGGGAAGTCCCAGTGACACACGATGGCGTCCACCGAGCCTTCGAAATCGTCGAGTTCAGCGCGGGCGCGGTCCAGCAGCTCGTCGAAATCGTGCCTCGTGTTCTGGATCAATGTCTCGTAGTCAAGCAGGGGATGGAACGTGAACTGTTCCGCGCCCCTCATGTTCTCGAGTTCCTCACGGTGTGGATCGGTCAGGGCAAGTACAAACACATTGCGGGTTCCAGGGTGTGTCTCTGTCATGACGCCACGCTAACAATGGGGCCTCGAGCGCTGACTCAACAAAACCTGGGCACAACCTGCACAAGATTTCCGGTCCTGGGGAACCTGGTCTGCCGCTTACAGGGGGGTGCCTCTATGGTTTTCGTCAAGCGGCCAGAGAATGCTCTGATGCGGTTGGTGCGGCGGGGTCTTGGTAGAGGGTCCCGTCTCGCAGCATCGCGTAGAGGGTGTCCAGCCGGCGCCGGGCCAGCGCGATGATGGCCTGCTTGTGCCGCTTTCCCTCGGCGATCTTCCGGTCGTAGTACGCCCTCGAGGGCGGGTGCTGCAGGGCTGCGAACGCTGGGTTATACAGGCTCGATTTCAGTCGCTTGTTGCCGCCGCGGTTGGCGAACTCTCCACGGATGGAAGTCCCGGAACGCCTGGTCGTGGGCGCAATGCCGGCGTAAGAGGCCAGGTGGCCTGCGGTTTTGAAGTCTTTGCCCACCACTTCGGTGAGGATTCTGGCTGCGGTCCTGACTCCGATTCCGGGCATCGAAGTCAGGACCGGTGAAGAGGGTGGGCCTCCACGAGAGCCTCGACCTGGGCCAGAACTCCGGCCCGCTGCCGGGTGAGGTCTTGGAGCTGTTGGGCGAGGATCGGCACGATCGTCGCTGCCGCTTCGGTGCCGGCGACCACCACGGTCTGGGCATCCAGAGCAGAGAAGATATCCTCGGTGACTCGCTCGGCCAATCGTGGGTTGTGCTTCTTGATCCGGTTGCGCACATGCCCCCGACCGGCGGTCTTCAATCGTTGCGGGGTCGGCCAGGTGACCAGGGCGTCGAGGACCCCGATCTGGTGCAGATGCGGGCCTACTGCTCGTTCCAGGGCTGGGTGGATCTGGGTGAGCAGTCCACGCAGCCGGTTCCTGGTCGCGGTCATCTGGCCCAGCAGGTCATCATCGAAACCGGCCAGCACGGCGAGTTCGGCGACCTGTTCATCAGAGACTGCGATCGAGCGCAATGCCGCGGGCATCGTGCGGGCGGTCTCGGCGATGATGAACGCGTCCCGGGCATCAGTCTTGGCTGATCCGGCGTGCAGATCTGCCATCCGGCGCATCGTGAGCCCGGGCAGATAGGCGACCTCGATCGCGTCGGTGGCCTGGGCGACTGCCACGGGCAGGGCCCCGATGGTGGCTGGTTGATCCACCACGACCAGCGCTGGGCCATGATCACTGGTC
Encoded proteins:
- a CDS encoding AMP-binding protein gives rise to the protein MSAGIPQGDSWVHAALDALHRSLDDDRSPIEFHPAAGDASPLWSIRGDVPPDQAAAIVRTSGSTGTPKQTRLSAAALESSLRATAQALGGHGQWLLTLQPSYVAGLAVLSRSLAAGSVPIPLLQDTTDPERFTEAAQRLTGQRRYVSLVPTQLQRLLDHVPEHPSLAAVLSRFDVILLGGGPGSPALLESARGQGLTVVRTYGMSETCGGCVYEGCPLPGVRLSTEGSGRVRITGPVVASGYVGDDELTAAHFSQDAETGMRSFLTDDLGEIRTDAQGQQLVISGRVDDVINTGGVKVSAARVRAALLTHPLVRDAVVGPVPDLEWGQMVGAALLLAPAGAAAGTIEQPQLERELKDLVRGALGPPAAPRRLLLLTELPLLSSGKPDRQQLLHLLAEGPGREEREDTTWQH
- a CDS encoding DUF2382 domain-containing protein; translated protein: MVNDNIDIDTLENADVYDVDGAKVGSVGQVYVNDRTQEPEFVTVNIGLFGTRETFVPFHATQYSPDGLRVPFTKGYIKDAPNIDVDGHLSTEEERRLLEYYSVDHGAGAGTRGTRTESDAGETPGTRAGAGAGETERMVAHEERLNVGTEQREKGEVHLRKRVRTEHQNVEVPVQREELVVEREEVDQNNPGAASAGTINDVGEDEETVTLREERPVVEKETVATEKVNVGKRTVQDTETVSGDVRKEEIDVEGDGPSGANR
- a CDS encoding formate/nitrite transporter family protein, producing MTAPTPAEIYKRAESEGERRLFMRPLEQVSTGFIAGVTIVFGIVALAMAEELIAPVFGAGPGKLAGALAFGTGLVFLVIGRSELFSENFFDPVATAIERRESSVWWRLGRLWLIVLLLNLVGGAVMASIFTIDGALPSGAHDALAGVAEDITAKSGWATFARALAAGTLLTLLSYLLRAVDTAGSRITLAYMVGFFLALGPFDHVVVSAVHLLFGIWLGGAIDYGDVGTNIALATAGNLVGGVLLMTLTHTVQARESRPSD
- a CDS encoding CocE/NonD family hydrolase, which codes for MQELPRAVETMENVFIPLRDGHRVAARMWMPQDAAENPVPAVLEYIPYRKRDATRGRDANLHPYVAGHGYACIRVDLRGSGDSDGVMVDEYRPQEHEDAADVIDWLADQPWCDGNVGMMGISWGGFNSLQMAAFGPPALKAVISASATDDLYVDNMHYMGGALLGDNLSEATVMFAFNSMPPDPAVVGDRWREMWHERLEGSGLWLDNWLQHQRRDDYWKPASVCEDYTQVMCPVMAVGGWADGYTNAIFRLLENLDVPRKGLIGPWGHRYPHLGVPGPAIGFLQEMVRWWDHWLKGVDTGIEEEPMLRAWMQDSIPPSASYAERPGRWVAESDWPAPGVEDREYRFTAHHLVPTAEPDQSAAESAADSGESTDKDLSIQSPLSVGMFAGKWASYSAVPDLPYDQREEDGGALVFETSPLEEPLEILGLPRVALEVSADRPVAQLAVRLSDVAVNGEATRVTYGVLNLTHREDSEHPTPLEPGETYPVEVQLNGIGQSFPAGHRLRISISTSYWPLIWPAPEAATVTLRTGGSALYLPVREPRTEDGSLRPLGPPEATPDEEITTLSPGTQSWQVTRDLATDVSTLEIVNDQGSFRIEDTGTVIHRDTREWYSFRWNDVNSVRGETRTVRRLENGDDWRVEVVTRTVLTSTREDFLINAQLDAYELDEQQGSPRVYSQNWERSIPRDLV
- a CDS encoding ATP-grasp domain-containing protein yields the protein MTETHPGTRNVFVLALTDPHREELENMRGAEQFTFHPLLDYETLIQNTRHDFDELLDRARAELDDFEGSVDAIVCHWDFPSSMLAPILARERDIPAPSLTSMLKCEHKYWSRLMQQEAVPEVVPGFAAFDPFDDEALRSIELDFPFWVKPVKAHSSNLGFEVRNEEDFHNAVREIRNEITDIGDAFNQVLDKVEVPEELREAGGNTCLAEEIITGIQAAPEGVVARGQFSVHGVVDMLKDPTGRSLERLDYPASTVPPEVQQRMTEAAERFLHHIGFDDGAFNVEYMWDEKTDRLRLIEVNTRISQSHTDLFLKVDGTSNHEVAIDVALGETPHMPSGQGPFTVATQWHITHDTDGIVRRVPDAQEIAEVEHAIPGTLVSIDVKPGDRLSKLPHQDSYRYKIGDLYLGAEDRDELADKYRRALEILTFEFDPVEGE